Proteins from a single region of Spodoptera frugiperda isolate SF20-4 chromosome 8, AGI-APGP_CSIRO_Sfru_2.0, whole genome shotgun sequence:
- the LOC118275749 gene encoding adult-specific cuticular protein ACP-20-like produces MYQSSSGSGIVILSQFLNQKTTKMFFKVVCVLSVAVAVVSGYAHSSQYIHRHDGHHEPVHHGYGGGYGGGYGGGYGGGYGGGYGGYGHDHHDYYTYPKYEFGYEVEDPHTGDFKSQHEYRDGDVVKGHYSLHQPDGSVRHVDYHGDDHSGFHADVKHSTHHIVPHHYHY; encoded by the exons ATGTATCAATCCAGTTCTGGAAGTGGAATTGTGATCTTATCTCAGTTTCTAAAccaaaaaactacaaaaatgttCTTCAAG GTGGTCTGCGTGTTATCCGTGGCAGTTGCCGTGGTCTCAGGGTACGCCCACTCCTCCCAGTACATCCATCGTCACGATGGCCACCATGAGCCCGTGCACCATGGATACGGTGGTGGATACGGTGGTGGATACGGTGGTGGCTACGGAGGTGGCTATGGAGGTGGTTACGGAGGCTATGGACATGACCATCATGATTACTAC ACTTACCCAAAATACGAGTTCGGGTATGAAGTAGAGGACCCCCACACTGGAGACTTCAAGTCGCAGCATGAGTACCGCGACGGTGACGTGGTGAAGGGCCACTACTCCCTGCACCAACCTGATGGCTCCGTCAGACACGTCGACTATCATGGCGATGACCACAGCGG TTTCCACGCTGATGTGAAACACAGCACACACCACATCGTGCCTCATCATTACCACTACTGA